From a region of the Acomys russatus chromosome 4, mAcoRus1.1, whole genome shotgun sequence genome:
- the Kcna4 gene encoding potassium voltage-gated channel subfamily A member 4, translating into MEVAMVSAESSGCNSHMPYGYAAQARARERERLAHSRAAAAAAVAAATAAVEGTGGSGGGPHHHHQTRGAYSSHDPQGSRGSRRRRRQRSEKKKLHHRQSSFPHCSDLMPSGSEEKILRELSEEEEEEEEDEEEEEEGRFYYGEEDHGDGCSYTDLLPQDDGGGGGGYSSVRYSDCCERVVINVSGLRFETQMKTLAQFPETLLGDPEKRTQYFDPLRNEYFFDRNRPSFDAILYYYQSGGRLKRPVNVPFDIFTEEVKFYQLGEEALLKFREDEGFVREEEDRALPENEFKKQIWLLFEYPESSSPARGIAIVSVLVILISIVIFCLETLPEFRDDRDLIMALSAGGHSRLLNDTSAPHLENSGHTIFNDPFFIVETVCIVWFSFEFVVRCFACPSQALFFKNIMNIIDIVSILPYFITLGTDLAQQQGGGNGQQQQAMSFAILRIIRLVRVFRIFKLSRHSKGLQILGHTLRASMRELGLLIFFLFIGVILFSSAVYFAEADEPTTHFQSIPDAFWWAVVTMTTVGYGDMKPITVGGKIVGSLCAIAGVLTIALPVPVIVSNFNYFYHRETENEEQTQLTQNAVSCPYLPSNLLKKFRSSTSSSLGDKSEYLEMEEGVKESLCGKEEKCQGKGDDSETDKNNCSNAKAVETDV; encoded by the coding sequence ATGGAGGTTGCCATGGTGAGTGCCGAGAGCTCAGGGTGCAACAGTCATATGCCTTATGGTTATGCAGCCCAGGCAAGGGCACGAGAGCGGGAGAGACTTGCTCACTCCAGGGCAGCTGCGGCTGCTGCCGTTGCAGCTGCCACAGCTGCTGTCGAAGGCACTGGGGGTTCTGGTGGCGggccccaccatcaccaccagacACGTGGGGCCTACTCCTCCCATGATCCTCAAGGTAGCAGAGGTAGTCGAAGGAGGAGGCGTCAGCGAAGTGAGAAGAAGAAACTCCATCACCGGCAGAGCAGTTTTCCTCATTGCTCAGACCTGATGCCCAGTGGCTCCGAAGAGAAGATACTGAGAGAGCTGagcgaggaagaggaagaggaggaggaggatgaggaggaggaagaggagggaaggttTTACTATGGTGAGGAAGACCATGGGGATGGGTGTTCATACACAGACTTGCTACCACAGGATgacgggggtggtggtggcggctaCAGTTCAGTCCGCTACAGTGACTGCTGTGAGCGCGTGGTGATAAATGTGTCCGGTCTACGCTTTGAAACGCAAATGAAAACTTTGGCCCAGTTTCCAGAAACTCTGTTGGGGGACCCTGAGAAGAGGACTCAGTACTTCGACCCTTTGCGCAATGAGTACTTTTTTGATAGGAACCGACCAAGCTTTGATGCCATTTTATATTATTACCAGTCAGGAGGCCGCCTGAAGAGACCCGTTAATGTTCCTTTTGATATCTTCACCGAGGAGGTGAAGTTCTATCAATTAGGGGAAGAAGCCCTGCTCAAGTTCCGGGAGGATGAGGGCTTCGTGAGAGAAGAAGAGGACAGGGCTCTGCCAGAGAAcgaatttaaaaaacagatttggCTTCTCTTTGAATATCCGGAGAGCTCCAGTCCAGCCAGAGGCATAGCTATCGTTTCCGTCCTGGTCATCTTAATCTCTATTGTCATATTTTGCCTGGAAACCTTGCCCGAGTTCAGGGACGATAGGGATCTCATCATGGCCCTCAGTGCAGGTGGGCACAGCAGGCTATTGAATGACACGTCAGCACCCCACCTGGAGAACTCGGGGCACACAATCTTCAACGACCCTTTCTTCATCGTGGAGACCGTGTGTATTGTGTGGTTTTCCTTTGAGTTTGTGGTTCGATGCTTTGCTTGTCCCAGCCAAGCACTCTTCTTCAAAAACATCATGAACATCATAGATATTGTCTCCATTTTGCCTTACTTCATCACTCTGGGCACTGATCTGGCTCAGCAGCAAGGGGGTGGCAATGGCCAGCAACAGCAGGCCATGTCCTTTGCCATCCTCAGGATCATCCGTCTGGTCCGAGTATTCCGGATTTTCAAACTCTCTAGACACTCCAAAGGCTTGCAGATCCTGGGCCACACCCTAAGAGCCAGCATGCGGGAACTGGGCCTTCttatctttttcctcttcatCGGGGTCATTCTCTTTTCCAGCGCAGTATATTTTGCAGAGGCGGATGAACCCACGACCCATTTCCAAAGCATCCCAGATGCGTTTTGGTGGGCTGTGGTAACCATGACAACTGTGGGCTATGGGGACATGAAGCCCATCACCGTGGGGGGAAAGATTGTGGGGTCCCTGTGTGCCATTGCTGGTGTCTTAACCATTGCTCTGCCTGTGCCGGTGATTGTGTCTAACTTTAActatttctaccacagagagacTGAAAACGAAGAACAGACCCAGCTGACACAAAACGCAGTCAGTTGCCCATACCTACCGTCTAATTTGCTCAAGAAATTTCGGAGCTCGACTTCTTCTTCCCTGGGGGACAAGTCAGAGTATCTAGAAATGGAAGAAGGGGTCAAGGAATCTTTAtgtggaaaggaagagaaatgtcAGGGGAAGGGGGATGACAGCGAGACAGATAAAAACAACTGTTCTAATGCGAAGGCTGTGGAGACCGATGTGTGA